Proteins from a single region of Flavobacterium sp. YJ01:
- a CDS encoding M1 family metallopeptidase, producing the protein MKKQCAKAILTAALFFGISSVWAQQTPSASATNPVNNYNYHDAFGPHFYTKNGTSTRTASGQPGVEYWQNRADYQITAKLNGTTNEIVGTDEITYTNNSPDKLGFLWLNLDQNLFKEDSRGNAVVPLTGSRNGAQGQVFDGGNKIKSVKVISGGKTKTEVDAKYIVTDTRMQIFLPQELAAKGGSVKVKIEFSFIAPFEGSDRMGVLETKNGKIFTIAQWYPRMCVYDDVRGWNTPPYLGASEFYLEYGDFDVKLTVPGNHFVVASGELVNGQEVFSADHFKKYKEASNSDKTVTIRSEQEANSASAAGTDKTWHYKIKNARDFSWASSSAFILDGAKINLPSGKKALALSAYPVESAGKDGYGRSTEYVKASIEHYSKQWFEYPYPVATNVAGNEGGMEYPGIVFCGWKSKGADLWGVTDHEFGHIWFPMIVGSNERLFGWMDEGFNTFINSLSTAAFNNGEYKEPAADLHEQAESFTRPDLETIMSSPDNMKEQNIGMLCYFKPSAGLIILREQILGKERFDTAFRTYIQRWAYKHPQPDDFFRSMENVAGEDLSWFWRSWYVNNWRFDQGINSIKYVKNDPAKGVVITVENFDKMPMPIVLDVKTKSGKVRRVNLPVEIWQRNNEWSFKHNSTEEIESITLDPDHVFPDNNGSNNVWTAGKGKIEKDIILDPYLGTFSTSRAPLKIEVTEKNSTMYVEITDFPKFSVKPVENEKDTFESKGAGLKFKYNEAKTGFDMIVLGNGQVIPFTKN; encoded by the coding sequence ATGAAAAAGCAATGTGCAAAAGCCATTTTAACCGCGGCTTTATTTTTTGGGATTTCATCGGTTTGGGCGCAGCAAACTCCGTCAGCGTCAGCCACGAATCCAGTAAATAATTACAATTATCATGATGCCTTTGGTCCTCATTTTTATACTAAAAATGGAACTTCAACTCGTACAGCGAGCGGTCAGCCGGGCGTTGAGTATTGGCAAAATAGAGCCGATTATCAAATCACAGCAAAATTAAACGGAACAACAAATGAAATTGTAGGTACAGATGAGATTACTTACACTAATAATAGTCCAGATAAATTAGGTTTTCTTTGGCTGAATTTAGATCAGAATTTATTCAAAGAAGATTCTAGAGGAAATGCAGTTGTGCCTTTAACAGGTAGCCGTAACGGGGCTCAAGGTCAAGTTTTTGATGGAGGAAATAAAATTAAATCTGTAAAAGTAATTTCTGGAGGAAAAACTAAAACAGAAGTTGATGCGAAATATATAGTTACAGATACCAGAATGCAGATTTTTCTTCCACAAGAATTGGCTGCAAAAGGAGGTTCTGTAAAAGTAAAAATTGAATTCTCATTTATCGCGCCATTCGAAGGTTCTGACAGAATGGGAGTTCTAGAAACTAAAAACGGAAAAATCTTTACTATTGCACAATGGTATCCGCGTATGTGCGTGTATGATGATGTACGTGGGTGGAACACGCCTCCTTATTTAGGTGCATCTGAGTTTTATTTGGAATATGGAGATTTTGACGTGAAATTGACCGTTCCTGGAAATCACTTTGTAGTAGCTTCAGGTGAATTGGTTAATGGGCAGGAAGTGTTTTCTGCAGATCATTTCAAAAAATACAAAGAAGCTTCTAATAGCGATAAAACGGTAACAATTCGTTCTGAGCAAGAAGCAAATTCAGCTTCAGCTGCGGGAACAGATAAAACATGGCATTATAAAATTAAAAATGCGCGTGATTTTTCTTGGGCGTCGTCTTCAGCATTTATCTTAGACGGAGCAAAAATCAATCTTCCGAGTGGTAAAAAAGCATTAGCATTATCGGCTTATCCTGTTGAAAGTGCAGGAAAAGATGGTTACGGACGTTCTACAGAGTACGTGAAAGCTTCAATCGAACATTATTCTAAACAATGGTTCGAATATCCTTATCCAGTTGCAACTAACGTTGCTGGAAACGAAGGCGGTATGGAATATCCTGGAATCGTGTTCTGTGGATGGAAATCTAAAGGAGCAGATTTATGGGGAGTTACAGATCACGAATTTGGGCATATCTGGTTTCCAATGATTGTGGGTTCAAACGAAAGATTATTCGGTTGGATGGATGAAGGTTTTAATACTTTTATCAATTCATTAAGTACTGCTGCATTTAATAATGGAGAATACAAAGAACCAGCGGCAGATTTGCACGAACAAGCAGAGTCATTTACACGACCTGATTTGGAAACTATCATGAGTTCTCCTGACAATATGAAAGAACAAAATATTGGTATGTTGTGTTACTTTAAACCAAGTGCAGGTTTGATAATTTTGAGAGAGCAAATTTTAGGAAAAGAGCGTTTTGATACTGCATTTAGAACTTATATCCAACGTTGGGCTTACAAACACCCGCAGCCAGACGATTTCTTTAGATCTATGGAAAATGTTGCTGGAGAAGATTTAAGTTGGTTTTGGAGAAGCTGGTATGTAAACAACTGGAGATTTGATCAAGGAATTAATTCTATTAAATATGTGAAAAATGATCCTGCAAAAGGAGTTGTAATTACAGTTGAAAACTTTGATAAAATGCCAATGCCAATTGTTTTAGATGTTAAAACAAAAAGCGGAAAAGTCAGAAGAGTAAATCTTCCTGTAGAAATCTGGCAACGTAATAACGAGTGGTCTTTTAAACATAATTCTACTGAAGAAATAGAAAGTATAACTTTAGATCCAGATCACGTATTTCCAGATAATAATGGCTCAAACAATGTTTGGACAGCTGGAAAAGGTAAAATTGAAAAAGATATTATTTTAGATCCATATTTAGGAACATTTTCAACTTCAAGAGCGCCTCTTAAAATTGAAGTTACTGAGAAAAATAGTACTATGTATGTTGAAATTACAGATTTTCCTAAGTTTTCAGTTAAACCAGTAGAAAACGAAAAAGACACATTTGAGTCTAAAGGAGCTGGTTTAAAATTCAAATATAATGAAGCAAAAACAGGATTTGATATGATTGTTTTAGGTAACGGACAAGTAATTCCTTTTACAAAAAACTAA
- a CDS encoding argininosuccinate synthase domain-containing protein, translating into MKKVVLAYSGGLDTSYCLKYLKNEKGYEVHTVLVDTGGFSAEELTAIEKRAYELGSAQHANLTILDKYYDKAIKYLIFGNVLKNNTYPLSVSAERVFQAIEAIKYAKKVGATAIAHGSTGAGNDQIRFDLIFQTIAPEIEIITPIRDLKLSRQEEVDYLSKNGVHYSWEKAQYSINKGLWGTSVGGKETLTSGQPLPSEAYPSQLKKEGEEKVTLHFEQGELVGINGKTDKPSNNIVALEKLASAYAIGRDIHVGDTIIGIKGRVGFEAAAPLIIIKAHHLLEKHTLGKWQQYWKEQLGNWYGMLFHEGQFLDPVMRNIETFLQDTQKTVNGTVTVSLKPYHFSLDGIESENDLMNTGFGQYGEMNNAWTSDDAKGFIKILGNAQNIFSSVNQLDHD; encoded by the coding sequence ATGAAAAAAGTAGTATTAGCTTATAGCGGAGGATTAGATACCTCGTATTGTTTGAAATATTTAAAAAATGAAAAAGGATACGAAGTTCACACTGTTCTTGTAGATACAGGAGGATTTTCTGCTGAAGAATTAACAGCTATTGAAAAAAGAGCTTATGAGTTAGGAAGCGCACAACACGCCAACTTAACAATTTTAGATAAGTATTACGATAAAGCTATAAAATATCTGATTTTTGGAAACGTATTAAAAAACAATACATATCCATTATCAGTAAGTGCAGAGCGTGTTTTTCAAGCAATTGAAGCAATTAAATACGCTAAAAAAGTAGGAGCAACTGCAATCGCTCACGGAAGTACAGGCGCTGGAAACGACCAAATTCGTTTCGACTTGATTTTCCAAACTATTGCTCCAGAAATCGAAATCATTACTCCAATCAGAGATTTAAAACTTTCAAGACAAGAAGAAGTAGATTATTTATCTAAAAACGGAGTTCACTACTCTTGGGAAAAAGCACAATATTCTATTAATAAAGGACTTTGGGGAACAAGTGTAGGAGGAAAGGAAACTTTAACTTCAGGACAGCCATTACCAAGTGAAGCTTATCCATCTCAATTAAAAAAAGAAGGAGAAGAAAAAGTAACATTGCATTTTGAGCAAGGAGAATTAGTTGGAATAAACGGTAAAACAGATAAACCTTCAAACAATATTGTAGCTCTTGAAAAACTGGCAAGTGCTTATGCAATTGGTAGAGATATTCACGTTGGTGATACAATTATCGGAATTAAAGGAAGAGTTGGTTTTGAAGCTGCAGCGCCATTAATTATAATAAAAGCGCACCATTTGTTAGAGAAACACACTCTTGGAAAATGGCAACAATACTGGAAAGAACAATTAGGAAACTGGTACGGAATGTTATTCCACGAAGGTCAGTTCTTAGATCCAGTTATGAGAAACATCGAAACTTTCTTACAAGATACGCAAAAAACAGTAAATGGAACCGTAACAGTTTCATTAAAACCATACCATTTCTCACTTGACGGAATCGAATCTGAAAATGATTTAATGAACACAGGTTTTGGTCAATATGGAGAAATGAACAATGCTTGGACATCTGACGATGCAAAAGGATTTATCAAAATTCTTGGAAATGCACAAAACATATTTTCATCTGTAAATCAATTAGATCATGATTAA
- a CDS encoding GNAT family N-acetyltransferase: MKISIVVTQEEHFKFAQEICDTIESSALLRGTGIAKRTPEYIQKKMANGDAMIALADGKFAGFCYIESWQHGKFVAHSGLIVHPDYRSHGLAKKIKSKVFDYSLKRFPDAKIFGITTGLAVMKINSELGYKPVPFSELTTDPSFWAGCKTCTNFPILQSKENKMCLCTGMLYDPKEKQKTPPRHPFNEAVLSRLKKIKQAFFLNKILSLFFLFKI, encoded by the coding sequence ATGAAGATCTCTATTGTTGTTACCCAGGAAGAACACTTCAAATTCGCACAAGAAATTTGCGATACGATAGAATCATCTGCCTTGTTAAGAGGTACGGGGATTGCTAAAAGAACTCCTGAGTACATTCAGAAAAAAATGGCAAACGGTGATGCAATGATTGCTTTGGCTGATGGAAAGTTTGCAGGTTTTTGTTACATAGAAAGCTGGCAGCACGGAAAATTTGTTGCTCATTCTGGATTAATTGTGCATCCAGATTATAGAAGTCATGGTTTGGCAAAAAAAATAAAATCGAAGGTCTTTGATTATTCTTTGAAAAGATTTCCGGATGCTAAAATATTTGGAATCACAACTGGTTTAGCAGTTATGAAAATTAACTCTGAACTAGGTTATAAACCAGTTCCTTTCTCAGAATTGACAACTGATCCTAGTTTCTGGGCTGGCTGTAAAACCTGTACAAATTTTCCAATTTTACAAAGTAAAGAAAACAAAATGTGTCTTTGTACCGGAATGTTGTACGATCCGAAAGAAAAACAAAAAACACCGCCAAGACATCCTTTTAACGAGGCTGTTTTAAGCAGACTTAAAAAAATTAAGCAGGCTTTTTTTTTAAACAAAATATTGTCATTGTTTTTTTTATTTAAAATTTAA
- the argC gene encoding N-acetyl-gamma-glutamyl-phosphate reductase yields the protein MINVGIIGGSGYTAGELIRILMYHPNVNIDFVYSTTNAGKPLSVAHHDLMGDIEMNFTAEINPNVNVVFLCLGHGKSILFLKENQFASHTKIIDLGNDFRLNKDAHFEGKDFIYGLPEINKTEIKKANYIANPGCFATAIQLALLPLAEHNLLNNDVHINATTGSTGAGVSLSETSHFSWRNNNMSHYKAFEHQHLGEIGESLVQLQDDFDSELLFIPNRGDFPRGIFATLYTLCDDSLEQLVAKYEEFYKDEPFVTITTTNINMKQVVQTNKCIISLLKKGNRVLITSIIDNLTKGASGQAIQNMNLMFGLEETTGLHLKPSGF from the coding sequence ATGATTAATGTCGGAATTATTGGTGGTTCGGGCTACACGGCCGGAGAACTCATCAGAATTTTAATGTATCACCCAAACGTAAACATCGATTTTGTTTACAGTACAACAAATGCTGGAAAGCCACTTTCTGTGGCACACCACGATTTGATGGGTGACATTGAAATGAATTTTACAGCTGAAATCAATCCAAATGTGAATGTTGTTTTCTTGTGTTTAGGTCACGGAAAATCAATTTTATTTTTGAAAGAAAATCAGTTTGCGAGTCATACCAAAATCATCGATTTAGGAAATGATTTCAGATTGAATAAAGACGCTCATTTCGAAGGAAAAGATTTTATTTACGGATTGCCTGAAATCAATAAAACCGAAATTAAAAAAGCAAATTATATTGCAAATCCTGGTTGTTTTGCGACTGCAATTCAATTGGCTTTATTGCCTTTAGCAGAACATAATCTACTGAATAATGATGTTCATATAAATGCCACAACTGGAAGTACAGGAGCAGGAGTAAGTCTTTCAGAAACTTCTCATTTCAGCTGGAGAAACAACAATATGTCGCATTACAAAGCTTTTGAGCACCAACATTTGGGAGAAATTGGAGAAAGCTTAGTTCAATTACAAGACGATTTTGATAGCGAATTGCTTTTCATTCCGAACAGAGGAGATTTTCCAAGAGGGATTTTTGCCACGCTTTATACATTGTGCGATGATAGTTTGGAGCAATTGGTTGCTAAATATGAAGAGTTCTATAAAGATGAACCTTTCGTAACCATTACTACAACCAACATCAACATGAAACAAGTGGTGCAAACGAATAAATGTATCATTAGTTTATTGAAAAAAGGAAACCGGGTTCTCATAACATCAATTATCGATAACTTAACCAAAGGTGCTTCGGGACAAGCGATTCAAAACATGAATTTAATGTTCGGATTAGAAGAAACCACAGGTTTACATTTGAAACCAAGCGGATTTTAA
- a CDS encoding aminotransferase class III-fold pyridoxal phosphate-dependent enzyme, protein MNLFNVYPLYDITPVKAVDCTIIDDKGVEYLDLYSGHGVISIGHTQPDYVAKLKNQIDNLGFYSNAIQNPLQVELAQKLGKLSGLEDYELFLCSSGAEANENALKLASFHNGKSRVVAFDNSFHGRTSAAVAVTDNIKIVAPINAQQVVTFLPLNQIELVEAELAKGDVTAVIIEGIQGVGGLDQGTTEFFQALEKACKKHDVVLILDEVQSGYGRSGKFFAFQHHGINADIISVAKGMGNGFPVGAILISPKFEASFGLLGTTFGGSHLSCAAGIAVLDVIEKLDLQKNVNEVYEYFLEKIKEVEGIKQVKGKGLMLGVEFDFDVAALRKKLIIEKHIFTGSANNKNLLRILPPLTVKKADIDTFVKALKESLEELKN, encoded by the coding sequence ATGAACTTATTCAACGTTTACCCATTATACGACATAACTCCAGTAAAAGCAGTAGATTGTACAATTATTGACGACAAAGGAGTAGAATATTTAGATTTATACAGCGGACATGGTGTGATTTCTATTGGACACACACAGCCGGATTATGTAGCAAAATTGAAGAATCAGATAGATAACTTAGGTTTTTATTCAAATGCCATTCAGAATCCTTTGCAGGTAGAATTGGCTCAGAAATTAGGAAAGCTTTCTGGTCTTGAAGATTACGAATTGTTTTTATGCAGTTCTGGAGCTGAAGCGAATGAAAATGCTTTAAAATTAGCATCTTTTCATAACGGAAAATCAAGAGTTGTAGCTTTTGATAATTCTTTCCACGGAAGAACTTCTGCAGCTGTTGCGGTTACGGATAACATAAAAATTGTTGCTCCAATTAATGCACAGCAAGTAGTTACTTTTTTACCTTTAAACCAAATCGAATTAGTTGAAGCTGAATTAGCTAAAGGCGATGTTACAGCAGTAATTATCGAAGGAATTCAAGGAGTTGGAGGTTTAGACCAAGGAACAACTGAGTTTTTTCAGGCTTTAGAGAAAGCATGTAAAAAACACGATGTTGTTTTGATTTTAGACGAAGTTCAATCAGGATACGGAAGAAGCGGAAAATTCTTTGCTTTCCAACATCACGGAATTAACGCTGATATTATTTCAGTTGCAAAAGGAATGGGGAACGGATTTCCGGTTGGAGCGATTTTAATCTCTCCAAAATTCGAAGCAAGTTTTGGATTATTAGGAACGACTTTCGGCGGAAGCCATTTGTCTTGTGCAGCAGGAATTGCAGTTTTAGATGTAATCGAAAAACTGGATTTACAAAAGAATGTAAATGAAGTTTATGAATATTTCTTAGAAAAAATCAAAGAAGTTGAAGGAATCAAACAAGTAAAAGGAAAAGGATTAATGCTAGGAGTAGAGTTTGATTTTGATGTTGCAGCTTTAAGAAAGAAATTAATAATCGAAAAACACATTTTTACGGGAAGTGCAAACAATAAAAATCTATTAAGAATTTTACCGCCTTTGACTGTGAAAAAAGCGGATATCGATACGTTCGTAAAAGCTTTAAAAGAAAGTTTAGAAGAATTAAAAAACTAA
- a CDS encoding glutamate-5-semialdehyde dehydrogenase, whose amino-acid sequence MKPLSIETRDAVLRTMAKLVEQERNEIILTNQEDLADYDGSDLAMEERLKVDDKKVDEMILSLNQLASQEDPVGVERFHFTHDNGIKVVNKTAAFGTILIIYESRPDVTIEAGGIAFKSGNKILLKGGKESLKSNLKIVSLWHKALEDNGVSKDWVEYLNYNRTETQAFLEKPTQKVDLIVPRGGEKLIEFVKAHATCPVIVSGRGNNFVYVHEKADTDLALKVILNAKTAKISACNALDKVLIDSKLPNFEGFTAMLIEELIESKVEVIVDKSLENFENTKTIVNEDIWYEEFLDYKIVIGTIDSQDHAIDMINKYCGGHSAAIITRDNEVAQQFMESIDAAAVYQNASTRFTDGGQFGLGGELAISTDKLHQRGPIGLQHLVTNKWYVYGEGQIR is encoded by the coding sequence ATGAAACCATTATCAATTGAAACACGCGATGCGGTTTTGCGGACTATGGCAAAGCTGGTCGAGCAGGAGCGGAATGAGATAATCTTGACCAATCAGGAAGATCTTGCCGATTACGACGGCTCAGATTTAGCGATGGAAGAACGCTTAAAAGTAGATGATAAAAAAGTTGACGAAATGATTTTATCATTAAACCAATTGGCTTCTCAGGAAGATCCCGTTGGCGTTGAGCGCTTTCATTTTACTCATGATAATGGAATAAAAGTGGTCAACAAAACCGCCGCTTTCGGAACGATCTTAATTATTTATGAATCTCGTCCTGATGTTACAATAGAAGCGGGAGGAATTGCTTTTAAATCTGGAAATAAGATTCTATTAAAAGGAGGAAAAGAGTCTTTAAAATCAAATTTGAAAATCGTAAGTCTTTGGCACAAAGCTTTAGAAGATAACGGAGTTTCAAAAGACTGGGTGGAATATCTGAATTACAACAGAACAGAAACTCAGGCTTTTTTAGAAAAACCTACTCAAAAAGTCGATTTAATAGTTCCAAGAGGCGGAGAAAAACTAATTGAGTTTGTAAAAGCGCATGCAACGTGTCCCGTAATCGTAAGCGGACGAGGAAATAATTTTGTTTACGTTCATGAAAAAGCAGATACAGATTTGGCTTTAAAAGTAATTTTAAATGCTAAAACAGCTAAGATATCAGCTTGTAATGCTTTGGATAAAGTTTTAATTGATTCGAAACTTCCCAATTTTGAAGGTTTTACTGCAATGCTGATTGAAGAGTTAATAGAATCAAAAGTTGAAGTTATAGTAGATAAATCATTAGAGAATTTCGAAAATACCAAAACTATCGTAAACGAGGATATTTGGTACGAAGAGTTTTTAGATTATAAAATTGTGATTGGAACCATCGATTCTCAAGATCACGCAATCGATATGATTAATAAATATTGTGGAGGACATTCTGCAGCAATTATTACGAGAGATAATGAAGTCGCACAGCAGTTTATGGAATCGATCGATGCCGCAGCTGTTTACCAAAATGCTTCAACCCGTTTCACAGACGGCGGACAATTCGGACTTGGTGGTGAATTAGCAATAAGTACCGATAAACTTCACCAAAGAGGTCCAATTGGTTTACAACATCTCGTAACAAACAAATGGTACGTTTACGGAGAAGGACAGATAAGATAA
- the argB gene encoding acetylglutamate kinase codes for MKVTVIKIGGNIIDNPAELEQFLTDFSKIEGYKVLVHGGGKSATKMAQSIGLVPQMIDGRRITDAPMLDVVVMIYAGQINKHIVAQLQAKDNNAIGFSGADGNLIQSTKRNHPTIDYGFVGDVKQVNTKLLATLLEAGVVPVFCAITHDKNGQLLNTNADTIASELSIALSEVFDVTLTYCFEKQGVLMDSEDDSSVITQINETLYNKLKEEKVIHSGMIPKLDNCFNSLSRGVQKIKIGHHRMLQNSDIPHTTITL; via the coding sequence ATGAAAGTTACCGTAATCAAAATAGGTGGAAACATCATTGACAATCCAGCAGAATTAGAACAATTCTTAACCGATTTTTCTAAAATTGAAGGCTATAAAGTTTTAGTTCACGGCGGTGGAAAATCGGCTACGAAAATGGCGCAGAGTATTGGTTTAGTTCCGCAAATGATCGACGGACGCCGAATTACAGATGCTCCAATGCTTGATGTTGTGGTAATGATTTACGCTGGACAAATCAATAAGCATATTGTGGCGCAATTGCAGGCTAAAGACAACAATGCAATTGGTTTTTCTGGAGCTGACGGAAATTTAATTCAGTCAACAAAAAGAAATCACCCGACAATAGATTACGGTTTTGTAGGCGATGTAAAACAAGTCAACACCAAATTACTGGCAACTTTATTAGAAGCTGGAGTTGTTCCTGTTTTCTGTGCAATTACACATGATAAAAATGGACAATTGCTAAACACGAATGCTGACACCATTGCAAGTGAATTATCAATTGCTTTATCGGAAGTTTTTGATGTTACGCTGACTTACTGTTTTGAAAAACAAGGTGTTTTAATGGATTCAGAAGATGATTCGTCTGTAATAACCCAAATCAACGAAACATTATATAATAAACTAAAAGAAGAAAAAGTAATCCATTCTGGTATGATTCCAAAATTGGATAACTGTTTCAACAGTTTATCAAGGGGTGTGCAGAAAATCAAAATCGGGCATCACAGAATGCTTCAAAATTCAGATATTCCGCATACAACTATTACATTATAA
- a CDS encoding N-acetylornithine carbamoyltransferase — translation MNYISIKDINSLSKWVKQAIKIKKNPLKNQSLGKNKTLGMLFFNPSLRTRLSTQKAALNLGMNVMVMNFTNEGWTLEFEDGAVMNSGASEHIKEAAEVVSQYCDIIAIRAFAGLVDKEKDYQETVISGFLKYATVPIVNMESAIRHPLQSLADAITMEEFKPRHKEKQKVVLSWAPHPKALPQAVANSFVEMMQMQKDMDFVITHPEGYELSPEITKNCTIEYDQNKAFENADFVYVKNWSNFNDYGKVTNSDPNWTVTAEKMALTNNGKFMHCLPVRRNVIVSDEVLDGENSIVIEQANNRTYSAQLVLQKILKKI, via the coding sequence ATGAATTATATTTCAATAAAAGACATCAACTCATTATCAAAATGGGTAAAGCAAGCGATCAAGATCAAAAAGAATCCGCTTAAAAATCAAAGTTTAGGAAAGAATAAGACTCTTGGGATGTTATTCTTCAACCCAAGTTTAAGAACACGTTTGAGTACTCAAAAAGCGGCTTTAAATTTAGGAATGAACGTTATGGTAATGAATTTTACCAATGAGGGATGGACATTAGAATTCGAAGACGGAGCCGTTATGAATTCTGGCGCATCAGAACATATTAAAGAAGCGGCAGAAGTAGTTTCACAATATTGTGATATTATTGCAATCCGTGCTTTTGCTGGTTTGGTTGACAAAGAAAAAGATTATCAGGAAACTGTAATTTCAGGATTTTTGAAATACGCTACAGTTCCAATTGTAAATATGGAAAGTGCTATTCGTCATCCGTTGCAGTCATTAGCAGATGCGATTACAATGGAAGAATTCAAACCTAGACATAAAGAAAAACAAAAAGTTGTTCTTTCTTGGGCACCACATCCAAAGGCTTTACCACAAGCAGTTGCGAATTCATTTGTAGAAATGATGCAGATGCAAAAAGATATGGATTTTGTAATCACACATCCAGAAGGTTACGAGTTAAGTCCAGAAATAACAAAAAACTGCACAATCGAATATGATCAAAACAAAGCGTTTGAAAATGCCGATTTCGTTTACGTAAAAAACTGGAGTAATTTCAACGATTACGGAAAAGTAACCAATAGCGATCCAAATTGGACTGTTACGGCTGAAAAAATGGCTTTAACCAACAACGGAAAATTCATGCATTGTCTTCCTGTTCGTCGTAACGTAATTGTAAGCGACGAAGTTTTAGATGGAGAAAATTCAATCGTAATCGAACAAGCGAATAATAGAACGTATTCAGCACAATTAGTTTTACAAAAGATTTTGAAGAAAATATAA
- the proB gene encoding glutamate 5-kinase, whose protein sequence is MGKKRILLKIGSNTLTKETNHISRGKIEDLGIQIAALNDEYEFIIVSSGAIAAAKQFVKLDNQDKDVFVKQALASIGQPHLMRIYNENFKDLGLNTSQCLLSYSDFEKEQTKKNIVNTINVLVKNNYIPIINENDTVATDEIRFGDNDKLAALTAVLLNVDILIIATNTNGIYTKNSIHNENPETIKLVNDLKSLEKEIGESKSSHGTGGMQSKIEAAAISKAANIETWIVNGLNDNFILKALKDEIPFTKII, encoded by the coding sequence ATGGGTAAGAAACGGATTTTATTAAAAATAGGAAGCAATACTTTAACCAAAGAAACAAATCATATTTCGCGGGGAAAGATTGAAGACCTAGGAATACAGATTGCGGCCTTAAACGATGAATATGAGTTTATCATCGTAAGTTCGGGAGCAATTGCGGCGGCGAAGCAGTTTGTGAAGCTGGATAATCAAGATAAAGATGTTTTTGTAAAACAGGCTTTAGCTTCAATCGGACAGCCTCATTTAATGCGGATTTACAATGAAAATTTTAAGGATTTAGGCTTAAATACTTCGCAGTGTTTGCTTTCTTATTCTGATTTTGAAAAAGAACAGACCAAAAAGAACATTGTAAATACCATTAATGTATTAGTTAAGAACAATTACATTCCGATTATTAATGAGAATGATACCGTTGCCACAGATGAGATTCGGTTTGGAGATAATGATAAGTTAGCAGCTTTAACAGCAGTTCTTTTAAATGTTGATATTCTGATTATTGCAACTAATACAAACGGAATTTATACAAAGAATTCAATTCACAATGAAAATCCGGAAACGATAAAATTGGTAAATGATTTGAAGTCGCTTGAAAAAGAAATCGGCGAATCAAAATCATCACATGGAACAGGAGGAATGCAATCTAAAATAGAAGCAGCCGCAATTTCAAAAGCAGCCAACATCGAAACCTGGATTGTCAATGGATTAAATGATAATTTTATTTTAAAGGCATTAAAAGACGAAATTCCTTTTACGAAAATAATCTAA